A genomic region of Bacteroidota bacterium contains the following coding sequences:
- a CDS encoding DEAD/DEAH box helicase, with protein MGYTQATPIQQQAIPMILANKDLIACAQTGTGKTGAFLIPLLNKLLGNEAHYIKSLVLVPTRELAKQIDEQLEGFSYFLPVTSIAVYGGGQGDIWDNQKNALVNGVDIIIATPGRLISHMAMGYVDLTKVEVLVLDEADKMLDMGFFEDIVKIIQTVPKERQTLLFSATMPPKIRHLANQILRNPEQISLSISKPAEKIEQITYLVGDKHKIALLEYLFKEKDIESMIIFTSRKNNVGEIVRSLNKLGFKAGGINSDRTQQERESILQDFKSRRITILVATDILSRGIDIENLSHVVNYDVPQDAEDYVHRVGRTARASSNGVAITFINEKEQYLIPRIEKLIEKELIKLTIPESIGISPLYQPEQNAKPVFNGKRKFYKKKK; from the coding sequence ATGGGATACACACAAGCTACACCCATACAACAACAAGCTATTCCCATGATTTTGGCGAATAAAGATTTAATCGCCTGTGCACAAACCGGAACAGGTAAAACGGGAGCTTTCTTAATACCTTTATTGAATAAATTGCTTGGGAATGAAGCTCATTATATTAAAAGTTTAGTGTTGGTACCTACCCGAGAATTGGCTAAGCAAATTGATGAACAGCTGGAAGGCTTTTCCTACTTTTTGCCGGTGACTTCAATTGCTGTGTATGGAGGTGGACAAGGAGATATTTGGGACAATCAAAAAAATGCGCTGGTTAACGGTGTCGATATTATTATTGCAACACCGGGTCGATTGATTTCGCACATGGCGATGGGCTATGTAGATTTAACCAAAGTAGAAGTATTGGTATTGGATGAAGCCGATAAAATGCTCGACATGGGATTTTTTGAAGACATTGTGAAAATTATCCAAACTGTTCCCAAAGAGCGGCAAACACTATTGTTTTCGGCAACCATGCCGCCTAAAATTCGACACTTAGCAAATCAAATTTTACGTAATCCTGAACAAATTAGTTTATCCATTTCAAAGCCTGCCGAAAAAATTGAACAGATAACTTATTTAGTTGGAGATAAACATAAAATAGCCCTGCTTGAATATCTTTTTAAAGAAAAAGATATTGAGAGCATGATTATATTTACTTCTCGTAAAAATAATGTTGGCGAAATTGTACGCTCGTTAAATAAGTTGGGTTTTAAAGCCGGTGGAATTAATTCGGACCGCACACAACAAGAGCGTGAAAGCATATTACAGGATTTTAAAAGTCGTAGAATTACAATTTTGGTTGCTACCGATATATTATCCAGAGGTATAGATATTGAGAATTTAAGTCATGTGGTAAATTACGATGTACCGCAAGATGCTGAAGATTATGTGCATCGTGTAGGTCGCACTGCAAGGGCTTCTTCAAATGGAGTTGCCATTACATTTATAAATGAAAAAGAGCAGTATTTAATTCCCCGTATTGAAAAGTTAATTGAAAAGGAATTAATTAAATTAACAATTCCCGAGAGTATAGGAATTAGTCCATTGTATCAGCCCGAACAAAACGCAAAGCCTGTTTTTAATGGGAAGCGTAAGTTTTATAAGAAAAAGAAATAA
- a CDS encoding O-methyltransferase: protein MEFIDEQLAAYVEEHTQSESKLLKKINRDTHVNVLMPRMLSGHLQGQVLRMLSLMIQPAKVLEIGTYTGYSALCLAEGLTETGKLITIDINAELEERVRGYFAESSVKQKIEYRIGNALEIIPTLNESFDLVFIDADKSNYSNYFDLCIDKVRKGGYLIADNVLWSGKILMPLEKMDKDTLLIHKFNKKIQEDKRVENVLFPIRDGLMVMRKL, encoded by the coding sequence ATGGAATTTATTGACGAACAATTGGCAGCTTATGTCGAAGAACATACACAATCCGAGTCGAAATTATTAAAAAAAATAAACCGCGATACACATGTAAATGTGCTTATGCCTCGAATGCTCAGCGGGCATTTACAAGGACAGGTATTACGCATGCTTAGCTTAATGATTCAACCGGCTAAAGTTTTAGAAATAGGTACATATACTGGTTATTCGGCCCTTTGCCTTGCAGAAGGATTAACTGAAACCGGAAAATTAATTACGATTGATATTAATGCTGAACTCGAAGAGCGCGTTAGAGGCTATTTTGCTGAATCTTCAGTGAAACAAAAAATTGAGTACCGAATTGGAAATGCACTGGAGATAATTCCAACGCTTAATGAAAGTTTTGATTTGGTTTTTATTGATGCCGATAAGAGCAACTATTCAAACTATTTTGATTTGTGTATTGATAAAGTGCGTAAGGGAGGTTATTTAATAGCCGATAATGTGCTTTGGAGTGGAAAAATTTTAATGCCACTCGAAAAAATGGATAAAGACACCTTGTTAATCCATAAATTCAATAAAAAAATACAGGAGGATAAACGGGTTGAAAATGTGCTTTTTCCGATACGAGATGGTTTGATGGTAATGCGCAAACTGTAG
- a CDS encoding acyl-CoA carboxylase subunit beta, giving the protein MNLEYNRNEDVMKLLIGEMERKLEKIRLGGGQKKIDSEHAKGKLTARERIALLLDKNSPQIEIGAFVGEGMYEEHGGCPSGGVVIVIGYVSKRQCIIVANDATVKAGAWFPITAKKNLRAQEIAMENRLPIIYLVDSAGVYLPLQDEIFPDKEHFGRIFRNNAIMSSMGIVQVSAIMGSCVAGGAYLPIMSDEALIVNKTGSIFLAGSYLVKAAIGEDIDNETLGGATTHCEISGVTDYKSENDQECIASIRAIFDKMGDYEKAGFNRESPALPKKDEKEILGIFPETRDKQYDVREILERLLDNSEFEEYKELYGQSILCGLGRIDGWAVGIVANQRKVVKSKKGEMQFGGVIYSDSADKAARFIMNCNQKKIPLVFIQDVTGFMVGSRSEQGGIIKDGAKLVNAMSNSVVPKFTIVTGNSYGAGNYAMCGKAYDPRLIVGWPTAQVAVMGGAQAAKVLLQIQVASMKAQGKVVSAEEEKALLDKITERYTSQTTPYYAASRLWLDAIIHPLDTRKWISMGIEMANHAPITKAYNVGVIQT; this is encoded by the coding sequence ATGAACTTAGAATATAACCGCAACGAAGATGTAATGAAACTCTTGATTGGAGAGATGGAACGTAAGTTAGAAAAAATACGTTTGGGCGGCGGGCAAAAAAAAATTGATTCAGAACATGCCAAAGGAAAATTAACAGCACGCGAACGCATTGCTTTATTGCTCGATAAAAATTCTCCACAAATTGAAATAGGTGCTTTTGTAGGTGAAGGAATGTATGAAGAACATGGAGGTTGTCCTAGTGGTGGAGTGGTAATTGTTATTGGATATGTAAGTAAAAGGCAATGCATAATTGTTGCTAACGATGCCACTGTGAAAGCAGGAGCTTGGTTTCCTATAACTGCTAAAAAGAACTTACGTGCACAAGAAATAGCGATGGAAAACCGGCTTCCTATTATTTACTTAGTAGACAGCGCAGGGGTTTATCTTCCTTTACAGGATGAAATATTTCCGGATAAAGAACACTTTGGTCGTATTTTCCGAAACAATGCAATTATGTCGTCGATGGGTATAGTGCAGGTTTCAGCAATTATGGGCAGTTGTGTTGCCGGTGGTGCTTACCTTCCAATTATGAGTGATGAAGCTTTAATTGTAAATAAAACCGGTTCCATATTTTTGGCAGGTTCGTATTTAGTAAAAGCAGCTATTGGAGAAGACATAGACAATGAAACTTTAGGTGGTGCTACAACGCATTGTGAAATATCGGGAGTGACTGATTATAAATCGGAAAACGATCAAGAATGCATTGCTTCAATACGTGCAATATTTGATAAAATGGGCGATTATGAAAAAGCCGGATTTAACCGAGAAAGCCCTGCCCTACCTAAAAAAGATGAAAAAGAAATTTTAGGAATATTTCCGGAAACCAGAGATAAACAATACGATGTTCGAGAAATTTTAGAACGCTTACTCGATAATTCTGAATTTGAAGAATACAAAGAATTGTATGGTCAAAGCATACTTTGTGGGCTTGGACGAATTGACGGTTGGGCTGTTGGAATAGTTGCCAACCAGCGCAAAGTGGTGAAATCGAAAAAGGGTGAAATGCAATTTGGTGGGGTAATTTATTCAGACAGTGCCGATAAAGCTGCACGTTTTATCATGAATTGCAACCAGAAAAAAATTCCTTTGGTTTTTATACAAGATGTAACCGGATTTATGGTAGGCTCTCGTTCAGAGCAGGGAGGAATAATTAAAGATGGAGCGAAACTAGTGAATGCGATGAGCAATTCGGTCGTACCCAAGTTTACAATAGTTACGGGTAATTCGTATGGTGCAGGAAACTATGCCATGTGTGGAAAAGCCTACGACCCACGATTGATTGTTGGTTGGCCAACTGCACAAGTAGCGGTAATGGGTGGTGCACAAGCAGCAAAAGTTTTGTTGCAAATTCAGGTAGCCTCAATGAAGGCACAAGGTAAAGTGGTAAGTGCCGAAGAAGAAAAAGCCTTACTCGACAAAATTACTGAACGCTATACCTCTCAAACCACGCCTTACTATGCAGCTTCGCGTTTATGGTTGGATGCAATTATACATCCTTTAGATACCCGAAAATGGATTTCGATGGGTATTGAAATGGCCAATCATGCACCAATTACTAAAGCGTATAATGTAGGTGTGATACAGACTTAA
- a CDS encoding T9SS type A sorting domain-containing protein — MGTSVNSATGDPGPMYKSTASSNFVYSRYSYLYTATELATAGLVSGDMITDVAWFKANSAMGNSPCVFEVWIKNSTLTTIGAAGQGWTNVISGSTQVYSNTSHMVDSTIGWHQVIFNAPFLYSGGALEIATNFDISQGSSPWTTAGFSWKKDPMTNVTLSYCGNTVPGAVLPNLRTVRPQIKIGYTPFTAIKESTANTSLEFELSPNPANETIQINFATTQNTEHYLSIYSANGKAVFTKKLSVSSPANQHQVDVSNLPTGMYLVQLRNAKGSFCKKLFLE; from the coding sequence ATGGGAACATCTGTTAATTCTGCCACTGGTGATCCGGGTCCAATGTACAAATCTACTGCAAGTAGTAACTTTGTGTATTCGCGTTACAGTTATTTGTATACTGCCACCGAGTTAGCCACGGCTGGTCTAGTAAGTGGTGATATGATAACAGATGTAGCATGGTTTAAAGCGAATAGTGCAATGGGAAATTCACCGTGTGTATTTGAAGTGTGGATTAAAAATTCTACGTTAACAACCATTGGTGCAGCTGGACAAGGATGGACCAATGTAATTTCAGGATCAACACAAGTTTACAGCAATACTTCACACATGGTGGATAGTACAATTGGTTGGCACCAGGTAATTTTTAACGCTCCATTTTTATATAGTGGTGGAGCGCTTGAAATTGCTACCAATTTTGACATATCACAAGGAAGTTCGCCTTGGACTACAGCAGGATTTTCATGGAAAAAAGATCCTATGACAAATGTAACTCTTTCCTATTGCGGAAACACTGTACCTGGTGCAGTTTTACCAAATTTAAGAACTGTACGTCCACAAATTAAAATTGGTTATACCCCATTTACTGCAATAAAGGAATCTACAGCTAACACATCTTTAGAATTTGAACTATCACCCAATCCGGCAAACGAGACAATTCAAATTAATTTTGCAACTACCCAAAACACTGAACATTATTTAAGTATTTATTCAGCTAATGGAAAAGCTGTCTTTACAAAGAAATTATCTGTGAGCTCACCAGCAAACCAACATCAAGTGGATGTAAGCAATTTACCGACAGGAATGTATTTGGTGCAACTTAGGAATGCAAAAGGAAGCTTTTGTAAAAAATTATTTTTAGAATAA
- a CDS encoding nucleoside triphosphate pyrophosphohydrolase family protein yields the protein MAELIENINKVKVFHETFNISYHNEPTANLSEQEYMLRYNLMKEENEEYLDACKRGDLTEIADALGDKMYILFGTIIKHGLHHKIEEVFEEIQRSNMSKLDENGKPIYREDGKILKSQLYFKPDIKAILEK from the coding sequence ATGGCTGAGCTTATCGAAAACATCAACAAAGTAAAAGTGTTTCACGAAACCTTTAATATATCTTACCACAACGAACCTACCGCCAACCTTAGCGAACAGGAGTATATGCTACGTTACAACTTAATGAAGGAAGAAAACGAAGAATACCTGGATGCTTGCAAACGCGGCGATCTAACTGAAATAGCTGATGCCTTAGGTGACAAAATGTATATATTATTTGGCACTATTATCAAGCACGGTTTGCACCATAAAATTGAAGAAGTATTTGAAGAAATTCAACGCAGCAACATGAGCAAACTTGACGAAAATGGTAAACCTATTTATCGTGAAGATGGAAAAATACTAAAAAGCCAATTGTATTTTAAGCCGGATATTAAAGCGATATTGGAGAAATAA
- a CDS encoding shikimate dehydrogenase codes for MQKVFGIIGYPISHSFSNNYFTEKFKREAIQNAVQKVFPIQSISEFPQLLNNEPQLIGLNVTIPYKETVIPYLHELDETAKLVGAVNTILIKRISNGTEPILKGYNTDVFGFSNALKPFLKNNHQRALILGTGGAAKAVAYVLNQLGIDYFFVSRNKDTSNLAQQAIIFNYEELTEHHFASCNLVVNCSPVGMSPKVEEYPNLPYEHIGPEHLLMDLIYNPEETIFLKKGKEQGALTQNGLTMLYLQAEASWKIWTES; via the coding sequence ATGCAAAAGGTTTTTGGAATAATTGGATATCCTATTTCTCATTCCTTTTCCAATAACTATTTTACCGAAAAATTTAAACGTGAAGCAATTCAAAATGCGGTTCAGAAAGTTTTTCCTATACAATCAATTTCCGAATTTCCTCAGTTACTAAACAATGAGCCGCAACTAATTGGATTAAACGTAACCATTCCTTACAAGGAAACAGTGATTCCTTACCTGCATGAATTAGACGAAACTGCAAAGCTAGTTGGTGCAGTTAATACCATTCTCATTAAAAGAATTTCAAACGGAACTGAACCTATTTTAAAAGGCTACAATACCGATGTGTTTGGTTTTTCAAATGCATTGAAGCCCTTTTTAAAAAATAACCATCAACGCGCTTTAATACTTGGAACCGGTGGCGCAGCAAAGGCTGTAGCCTATGTGCTAAATCAATTGGGTATTGATTATTTTTTTGTAAGCCGAAATAAAGACACTAGCAATTTAGCACAACAAGCAATAATTTTTAATTACGAAGAATTAACCGAACATCATTTTGCTTCCTGTAATTTAGTAGTGAATTGCAGTCCGGTTGGCATGTCACCTAAGGTAGAAGAATACCCCAATTTGCCCTACGAACACATTGGTCCTGAACATTTATTAATGGATTTAATTTACAATCCTGAAGAAACAATTTTTTTAAAAAAAGGGAAGGAGCAAGGTGCACTAACTCAAAATGGCCTAACAATGCTTTATTTGCAAGCAGAAGCATCTTGGAAAATTTGGACAGAATCTTAG
- a CDS encoding VTT domain-containing protein has product MIELFKHILHLDFEWLFANYGTLVYLILFLVIFIETGMVIMPFLPGDSLLFTAGLFARLGYLNISLLVFLLFVAAVVGDNTNYWVGRKIGLRALQIKFRGKAIVKQEYLDKTHSFYEKYGPKTIILARFVPIVRTFAPFVAGVAEMKYKKFLSFDLLGGAIWILSLLFAGYFLGEIPWIRKNIELVALGIIFISILPILIEVLKAKFFKDKAF; this is encoded by the coding sequence ATGATCGAACTCTTCAAACACATATTACACCTCGATTTTGAATGGCTATTTGCCAATTACGGAACCTTGGTTTATTTGATTTTATTTTTGGTAATTTTTATCGAAACAGGTATGGTGATTATGCCCTTTTTACCGGGCGATTCACTCTTGTTTACAGCCGGATTGTTTGCCCGTTTGGGATATTTGAATATATCCTTGTTGGTGTTTTTGTTGTTTGTTGCAGCTGTTGTTGGTGATAATACCAATTATTGGGTGGGACGTAAAATTGGCTTAAGAGCCCTGCAAATAAAGTTCCGCGGTAAAGCAATTGTAAAGCAAGAATACCTTGATAAAACACATTCGTTTTACGAAAAATACGGACCTAAAACCATTATCTTGGCGCGCTTTGTACCGATAGTACGCACCTTTGCACCTTTTGTTGCAGGAGTTGCTGAAATGAAGTATAAAAAGTTTTTAAGTTTTGATTTACTGGGTGGTGCAATTTGGATATTGAGTTTGCTTTTTGCAGGATACTTCCTTGGCGAAATTCCTTGGATTCGTAAAAATATAGAATTGGTAGCTTTAGGAATTATTTTTATTTCAATTTTACCTATCTTGATAGAAGTATTGAAAGCGAAGTTTTTTAAGGATAAAGCTTTTTAG